Below is a window of Roseofilum capinflatum BLCC-M114 DNA.
TCACGCACGGTTTTGAAGACGAGTCGGGTGGGTGACTGCCCGGCTTAGTTTAATTCTTCAGGCTACAACCCCTTGGATGCCATCTTACACCTTAAAATCTTTTGATCTTTTTTTGATCCTTTGATGCATCGATCGCCGATGCCCAAAGCTCTATAACTTCTGATGTATTCTACAGGACTTGGTTATGACCCAATCCCCCCAGAGAAAACCCCCCTCTCCTCCCCCTCGTCCCCCAGCACCTCCCCCGCGCACGGCAGCCAGCCCAGATGGAGCCACCCAACAAATGCCGGCCCGAACCATGCCCATGAATCCCCAGGCAGCCAAAACCGCTAAGGCTAAAGCGGCTCCCCCTCCAGGAGCCGCCCCGAAAGCGGCCAAGCGGTCATCGCCCAAATCCGGGCCAAGTCCTGGCAATCCCACCCTGGAAGAATTAGTCAAACGAGCGGACGAAGAAGGGGTTTCCGATCTTCACTTAGGAGTTAATGAGCTTCCCCGCTTTCGCAAACGGGGTGAGATTACCGGGTTGGAATACCCCAAAACTGACCTGAATACCTTCATGAGCTGGTTGCGTGAATGTATGACGGATGAAGAAATTCGCCAATTCCAAGACCACCTAGATTTTGACGGTGCGTTTGATTTTGGCTTTGTGCGAATTCGGATTAATGTTTTTGATTCCTTGGCTGGCCCAGCTATGGTGTTGCGCTTGATTCCCTCGAATATTTTGACGATGGAACAGTTAAAGTCGCCAGAAGTGTTCAAAGACATCTGTCACTATCACAAAGGGTTGATTCTGGTGACCGGGCCCACGGGTTCCGGGAAATCGACCACCATGGCGGCCATGATTGACTATATCAATAAAAACATGGCGTATCATATCATCACCATTGAAGACCCGGTGGAATTTGTCCATGTGAGTCAAAAATCCTTGGTGAAACACCGGGAAGTG
It encodes the following:
- a CDS encoding type IV pilus twitching motility protein PilT, producing MTQSPQRKPPSPPPRPPAPPPRTAASPDGATQQMPARTMPMNPQAAKTAKAKAAPPPGAAPKAAKRSSPKSGPSPGNPTLEELVKRADEEGVSDLHLGVNELPRFRKRGEITGLEYPKTDLNTFMSWLRECMTDEEIRQFQDHLDFDGAFDFGFVRIRINVFDSLAGPAMVLRLIPSNILTMEQLKSPEVFKDICHYHKGLILVTGPTGSGKSTTMAAMIDYINKNMAYHIITIEDPVEFVHVSQKSLVKHREVGRHTREFQNALKAALREDPDLMLVGEIRDKETMGIALKAASTGHLVMGTLHTNSAVKTIERIMGMFPPAEQPALRVSLSESLVAIIAQGLCKTTDGKRAAFHDIMIATDAVKEYVIKNDLEAITQIMLRSEFEGMTTMNKALYNLYQEGRITEETALEKSPTPNEMAQFLRGRI